A single genomic interval of Zingiber officinale cultivar Zhangliang chromosome 4A, Zo_v1.1, whole genome shotgun sequence harbors:
- the LOC121971589 gene encoding U11/U12 small nuclear ribonucleoprotein 59 kDa protein-like isoform X2, giving the protein MIPPPFFAGTFPPQFPAWNPIQSATSSFWQSEDVHRHLRKLRETIDLAKAMKKELEALFLIKRSQNQNAEEAPSSAGELSPSSYDSILPDFSQCPENEYVVQIFKLIEAKRTSLDVQTSMSIEAVNSLASTIKYQLLPLDIINNPAVPWESRSEALRFSNKLQKCKRNKLWRKRKRKRVAEQVRKLQEDHQKADQDADEWRAREIAKDVAMHKVQHMKEIAKLKAKEERKRLESELELLLVVEKLQELRSIRVQKLKKQGHFLPEEDDKFLLRVRAAVEEEERQAAAAADTHAAKNAIATAEESRKLMQNRLTETNSTDQIEVEPSKAKGQSGTSDMDASLKSEQERDEVQGCGTGNSYDSLSNLPFEFLHYYHGSSNDMGTLIEVRRMWDAYIRSGGSHVPGHWVQPPPPSDEIWASYLIPPK; this is encoded by the exons ATGATCCCACCGCCGTTTTTTGCGGGCACATTTCCGCCTCAATTTCCAGCATGGAACCCTATTCAGTCTGCTACTTCCTCCTTCTGGCAGTCGGAGGATGTGCATAGGCATCTGAGGAAGTTGAGAGAAACCATTGATTTGGCAAAAGCAAT GAAGAAAGAATTAGAagcattgtttttaattaaaaggtCACAAAATCAAAATGCAGAAGAAGCTCCTTCATCAGCAGGagaactctctccatcttcataTGATTCCATTCTTCCTGATTTTTCTCAGTGTCCTGAGAATGAATATGTTGTGCAAATTTTCAAGTTGATTGAAGCAAAGCGAACTAGCCTTGATGTTCAAACATCTATGTCAATAGAAGCAGTAAACTCTCTAGCATCAACTATTAAATATCAACTCCTTCCTCTTGATATCATTAACAATCCAGCAGTCCCATGGGAGTCACGATCAGAAGCACTAAGATTTAGTAACAAGTTACAGAAGTGCAAGAGGAACAAgctttggaggaaaagaaaaagaaaacgtgTGGCTGAACAAGTGCGCAAG CTGCAAGAAGATCATCAGAAAGCAGATCAAGATGCTGATGAATGGAGAGCTAGGGAGATTGCCAAGGACGTGGCTATGCACAAG GTACAACACATGAAAGAAATTGCAAAGCTTAAGGCTAAAGAGGAACGGAAGAGACTAGAATCTGAG CTTGAGCTTCTATTAGTTGTTGAGAAATTACAAGAGCTTCGCTCTATCAGAGttcaaaagttgaagaaacaag GTCATTTTCTTCCAGAAGAGGATGATAAATTTCTTCTGCGTGTACGAGCTGCAGTTGAGGAGGAGGAGCGTCAAGCAGCTGCTGCTGCTGATACACATGCTGCTAAGAATGCTATTGCAACAGCAGAGGAATCTAGAAAACTGATGCAGAACCGACTGACAGAAACAAATTCTACTGATCAAATTGAAGTTGAGCCATCTAAGGCCAAAGGCCAAAGTGGAACTTCAGATATGGATGCAAGTCTGAAGTCTGAACAGGAGAGAGATGAAGTTCAAGGTTGTGGCACTGGCAACAGCTATGACTCATTGTCAAATTTACCATTTGAATTCCTCCATTATTATCATGGAAGTAGCAATGATATGGGAACTCTAATCGAG GTTAGAAGAATGTGGGATGCTTACATTAGATCCGGAGGAAG TCATGTACCTGGACATTGGGTGCAGCCACCTCCACCTTCAGATGAGATTTGGGCTTCGTACCTAATCCCGCCGAAATAA
- the LOC121971589 gene encoding U11/U12 small nuclear ribonucleoprotein 59 kDa protein-like isoform X1 has translation MIPPPFFAGTFPPQFPAWNPIQSATSSFWQSEDVHRHLRKLRETIDLAKAIRKKELEALFLIKRSQNQNAEEAPSSAGELSPSSYDSILPDFSQCPENEYVVQIFKLIEAKRTSLDVQTSMSIEAVNSLASTIKYQLLPLDIINNPAVPWESRSEALRFSNKLQKCKRNKLWRKRKRKRVAEQVRKLQEDHQKADQDADEWRAREIAKDVAMHKVQHMKEIAKLKAKEERKRLESELELLLVVEKLQELRSIRVQKLKKQGHFLPEEDDKFLLRVRAAVEEEERQAAAAADTHAAKNAIATAEESRKLMQNRLTETNSTDQIEVEPSKAKGQSGTSDMDASLKSEQERDEVQGCGTGNSYDSLSNLPFEFLHYYHGSSNDMGTLIEVRRMWDAYIRSGGSHVPGHWVQPPPPSDEIWASYLIPPK, from the exons ATGATCCCACCGCCGTTTTTTGCGGGCACATTTCCGCCTCAATTTCCAGCATGGAACCCTATTCAGTCTGCTACTTCCTCCTTCTGGCAGTCGGAGGATGTGCATAGGCATCTGAGGAAGTTGAGAGAAACCATTGATTTGGCAAAAGCAAT CAGGAAGAAAGAATTAGAagcattgtttttaattaaaaggtCACAAAATCAAAATGCAGAAGAAGCTCCTTCATCAGCAGGagaactctctccatcttcataTGATTCCATTCTTCCTGATTTTTCTCAGTGTCCTGAGAATGAATATGTTGTGCAAATTTTCAAGTTGATTGAAGCAAAGCGAACTAGCCTTGATGTTCAAACATCTATGTCAATAGAAGCAGTAAACTCTCTAGCATCAACTATTAAATATCAACTCCTTCCTCTTGATATCATTAACAATCCAGCAGTCCCATGGGAGTCACGATCAGAAGCACTAAGATTTAGTAACAAGTTACAGAAGTGCAAGAGGAACAAgctttggaggaaaagaaaaagaaaacgtgTGGCTGAACAAGTGCGCAAG CTGCAAGAAGATCATCAGAAAGCAGATCAAGATGCTGATGAATGGAGAGCTAGGGAGATTGCCAAGGACGTGGCTATGCACAAG GTACAACACATGAAAGAAATTGCAAAGCTTAAGGCTAAAGAGGAACGGAAGAGACTAGAATCTGAG CTTGAGCTTCTATTAGTTGTTGAGAAATTACAAGAGCTTCGCTCTATCAGAGttcaaaagttgaagaaacaag GTCATTTTCTTCCAGAAGAGGATGATAAATTTCTTCTGCGTGTACGAGCTGCAGTTGAGGAGGAGGAGCGTCAAGCAGCTGCTGCTGCTGATACACATGCTGCTAAGAATGCTATTGCAACAGCAGAGGAATCTAGAAAACTGATGCAGAACCGACTGACAGAAACAAATTCTACTGATCAAATTGAAGTTGAGCCATCTAAGGCCAAAGGCCAAAGTGGAACTTCAGATATGGATGCAAGTCTGAAGTCTGAACAGGAGAGAGATGAAGTTCAAGGTTGTGGCACTGGCAACAGCTATGACTCATTGTCAAATTTACCATTTGAATTCCTCCATTATTATCATGGAAGTAGCAATGATATGGGAACTCTAATCGAG GTTAGAAGAATGTGGGATGCTTACATTAGATCCGGAGGAAG TCATGTACCTGGACATTGGGTGCAGCCACCTCCACCTTCAGATGAGATTTGGGCTTCGTACCTAATCCCGCCGAAATAA
- the LOC121971589 gene encoding U11/U12 small nuclear ribonucleoprotein 59 kDa protein-like isoform X3, which produces MIPPPFFAGTFPPQFPAWNPIQSATSSFWQSEDVHRHLRKLRETIDLAKAIRKKELEALFLIKRSQNQNAEEAPSSAGELSPSSYDSILPDFSQCPENEYVVQIFKLIEAKRTSLDVQTSMSIEAVNSLASTIKYQLLPLDIINNPAVPWESRSEALRFSNKLQKCKRNKLWRKRKRKRVAEQLQEDHQKADQDADEWRAREIAKDVAMHKVQHMKEIAKLKAKEERKRLESELELLLVVEKLQELRSIRVQKLKKQGHFLPEEDDKFLLRVRAAVEEEERQAAAAADTHAAKNAIATAEESRKLMQNRLTETNSTDQIEVEPSKAKGQSGTSDMDASLKSEQERDEVQGCGTGNSYDSLSNLPFEFLHYYHGSSNDMGTLIEVRRMWDAYIRSGGSHVPGHWVQPPPPSDEIWASYLIPPK; this is translated from the exons ATGATCCCACCGCCGTTTTTTGCGGGCACATTTCCGCCTCAATTTCCAGCATGGAACCCTATTCAGTCTGCTACTTCCTCCTTCTGGCAGTCGGAGGATGTGCATAGGCATCTGAGGAAGTTGAGAGAAACCATTGATTTGGCAAAAGCAAT CAGGAAGAAAGAATTAGAagcattgtttttaattaaaaggtCACAAAATCAAAATGCAGAAGAAGCTCCTTCATCAGCAGGagaactctctccatcttcataTGATTCCATTCTTCCTGATTTTTCTCAGTGTCCTGAGAATGAATATGTTGTGCAAATTTTCAAGTTGATTGAAGCAAAGCGAACTAGCCTTGATGTTCAAACATCTATGTCAATAGAAGCAGTAAACTCTCTAGCATCAACTATTAAATATCAACTCCTTCCTCTTGATATCATTAACAATCCAGCAGTCCCATGGGAGTCACGATCAGAAGCACTAAGATTTAGTAACAAGTTACAGAAGTGCAAGAGGAACAAgctttggaggaaaagaaaaagaaaacgtgTGGCTGAACAA CTGCAAGAAGATCATCAGAAAGCAGATCAAGATGCTGATGAATGGAGAGCTAGGGAGATTGCCAAGGACGTGGCTATGCACAAG GTACAACACATGAAAGAAATTGCAAAGCTTAAGGCTAAAGAGGAACGGAAGAGACTAGAATCTGAG CTTGAGCTTCTATTAGTTGTTGAGAAATTACAAGAGCTTCGCTCTATCAGAGttcaaaagttgaagaaacaag GTCATTTTCTTCCAGAAGAGGATGATAAATTTCTTCTGCGTGTACGAGCTGCAGTTGAGGAGGAGGAGCGTCAAGCAGCTGCTGCTGCTGATACACATGCTGCTAAGAATGCTATTGCAACAGCAGAGGAATCTAGAAAACTGATGCAGAACCGACTGACAGAAACAAATTCTACTGATCAAATTGAAGTTGAGCCATCTAAGGCCAAAGGCCAAAGTGGAACTTCAGATATGGATGCAAGTCTGAAGTCTGAACAGGAGAGAGATGAAGTTCAAGGTTGTGGCACTGGCAACAGCTATGACTCATTGTCAAATTTACCATTTGAATTCCTCCATTATTATCATGGAAGTAGCAATGATATGGGAACTCTAATCGAG GTTAGAAGAATGTGGGATGCTTACATTAGATCCGGAGGAAG TCATGTACCTGGACATTGGGTGCAGCCACCTCCACCTTCAGATGAGATTTGGGCTTCGTACCTAATCCCGCCGAAATAA